The Marinobacter subterrani genome has a segment encoding these proteins:
- a CDS encoding ABC transporter ATP-binding protein, protein MGQITVTNLGKAYKKYPTRWSRLAEWVLPGNQMRHELTWVLQDINFTISPGEAVGIVGMNGAGKSTLLKMITGTTMPTTGSVEITGRVAALLELGMGFHPDFTGRQNCYMAGQLLGLTVEDIDHLMPEIEAFAEIGDYMDQPVRMYSSGMQMRVAFSVATAQRPDILIVDEALSVGDAYFQHKSFDRIRKFRDQGTTLMLVSHDKGSIQALCDRAILLNSGKLAMEGDPESVMDFYNAMLADRENHKVEQVKRDDGKVQTVSGTGDVTLVSAKLLNSEAQPIEVATVGQAVKLQVAFRCTKPVDDLVVGYLIKDRLGQPVFGTNTFHHKQILRDLPEGKEATQEFSFDLNLGEGSYSISVAMHGDDTHVARNYEWRDHVLVFSVVNTSVESFVGVAWMPPQIRCLE, encoded by the coding sequence ATGGGACAGATCACCGTAACCAACCTTGGAAAAGCCTATAAAAAATACCCCACTCGCTGGTCTCGGTTAGCTGAATGGGTGCTTCCCGGCAACCAGATGCGCCATGAGCTGACCTGGGTTCTGCAAGACATAAATTTCACGATCAGCCCGGGCGAAGCCGTGGGCATTGTGGGCATGAATGGGGCGGGCAAGAGCACTCTGCTCAAAATGATCACCGGTACCACCATGCCGACAACCGGATCGGTTGAAATCACAGGCCGGGTAGCGGCCCTGTTGGAATTGGGCATGGGATTTCACCCGGATTTCACGGGCAGACAGAATTGCTACATGGCGGGGCAGCTTCTTGGACTGACGGTCGAAGACATTGATCACCTGATGCCTGAGATAGAGGCGTTTGCTGAAATCGGTGATTATATGGATCAACCGGTACGCATGTACTCCAGCGGAATGCAGATGCGGGTGGCATTCAGCGTTGCCACCGCGCAGCGGCCGGACATCCTGATCGTTGATGAGGCTCTCTCGGTGGGTGATGCCTATTTTCAGCACAAGAGCTTTGATCGCATTCGAAAGTTCAGAGATCAGGGCACAACCCTTATGTTGGTTTCTCACGATAAGGGTTCCATCCAGGCACTCTGCGACCGAGCCATTCTGCTGAACTCTGGAAAGCTGGCGATGGAGGGTGATCCTGAGTCAGTAATGGATTTTTACAACGCGATGCTGGCGGACAGGGAGAATCATAAAGTCGAGCAGGTTAAGCGCGATGACGGAAAGGTTCAGACAGTTTCTGGTACAGGGGATGTAACCCTGGTCTCGGCAAAACTTTTGAATTCGGAGGCGCAACCGATCGAGGTCGCAACCGTGGGTCAGGCAGTGAAGCTACAAGTTGCGTTCAGATGCACGAAACCTGTTGATGACCTTGTGGTTGGCTATTTGATTAAAGATCGTTTGGGCCAGCCGGTATTTGGCACAAACACCTTCCATCATAAACAGATACTTCGTGACTTACCGGAAGGGAAAGAGGCCACGCAGGAGTTTTCGTTTGACCTCAATCTCGGAGAAGGCAGTTACTCGATCTCGGTAGCTATGCATGGCGATGACACCCACGTAGCTCGAAATTATGAGTGGAGAGACCACGTGCTGGTGTTTTCAGTAGTCAACACATCCGTAGAAAGTTTTGTTGGCGTTGCCTGGATGCCCCCCCAAATCAGGTGTTTGGAATGA
- a CDS encoding ABC transporter permease — MRMGALNALWAYRGFILGSVKREFQSKYLNSLLGVAWTVIQPLSMIIVYTIIFSQIMRAKLPGVESSFGYSIYLCAGILTWGLFAEIVSRGQNTFLEHGNLLKKLSFPRLCLPVTVVATAMVNFAIIFGLFSLFLIVSGTFPGLVYFAIVPVLIVQVIFAIGLGITLGVLNVFFRDVGQAFGVILQFWFWLTPIVYPITILPERAQELMGYNPMVGLMGAYQTILARGELPDWQALLPILVLGIFFCLTGMRLFRKHAGEIVDEL, encoded by the coding sequence ATACGTATGGGCGCTCTTAATGCTTTATGGGCATACCGCGGGTTTATTCTCGGCAGTGTAAAACGGGAATTCCAGTCCAAGTACCTTAACTCCCTGCTGGGTGTCGCCTGGACGGTTATTCAGCCTCTCTCCATGATCATCGTGTACACGATCATTTTCTCCCAGATCATGCGAGCGAAACTGCCGGGCGTGGAAAGCAGCTTTGGTTACAGCATCTACCTCTGTGCCGGTATTCTCACGTGGGGTCTGTTCGCAGAGATCGTCAGCCGGGGCCAGAATACATTTCTTGAGCATGGTAATTTGCTTAAAAAACTCAGCTTCCCCAGGCTGTGTTTGCCCGTCACCGTGGTTGCAACGGCAATGGTCAATTTTGCGATCATCTTTGGGCTGTTCTCTCTGTTTCTGATAGTTTCCGGGACGTTTCCGGGGCTCGTTTACTTCGCGATTGTGCCGGTGCTGATTGTGCAGGTAATTTTTGCGATCGGATTGGGCATCACGCTGGGGGTGCTCAACGTGTTTTTCAGGGATGTAGGCCAAGCATTCGGTGTAATTCTTCAGTTTTGGTTCTGGTTAACCCCAATTGTCTACCCGATTACCATATTGCCAGAAAGGGCTCAAGAATTGATGGGGTACAACCCCATGGTAGGACTGATGGGCGCTTATCAGACAATTCTGGCCCGTGGCGAGCTCCCGGACTGGCAGGCTCTTTTGCCGATACTTGTTCTGGGCATCTTCTTCTGTTTAACGGGCATGCGGCTGTTCCGTAAACACGCCGGCGAAATAGTGGACGAGCTCTGA
- a CDS encoding mannose-1-phosphate guanylyltransferase/mannose-6-phosphate isomerase — protein MADTSILPVLLAGGTGSRLWPLSRTLMPKQFIRLTGSQTMLQQTLARTTGLNAMAPAVVCNEEHRFIVAEQARQAGIELDKILLEPFGRNTAPAIALVAMQQKARKQDPLLLVLPSDHLIDDDQRFLALMRQGAEEAAKGRLVTFGIVPTGPETGFGYIDAGEALGADEKAFRVSRFVEKPDQKTAEEFLAAGNFYWNSGMFIFRASVYLEELENSRPDIFEACEKAAGAMQQDADFDRVPADIFQACPDESIDYAVMEKTEKAAVVPFDAGWNDLGSWSALWDVENKDSNNNVCIGDIVTHDSRNSYIRGESRLVAAVGVDNMVIVETKDAVLVAHKDSVQDVKKIVQEIKVQERTEHHAHVRVYRPWGDYESIDEGHRFQVKRITVKPGEKLSLQMHYHRAEHWIVVKGTAIVECNGEEKLLTENQSTFIPIGATHRLTNPGKVPLELVEVQSGAYVGEDDIVRFEDTYGRS, from the coding sequence ATGGCAGATACATCTATACTTCCTGTTCTTCTTGCTGGCGGCACCGGATCGCGCCTTTGGCCCTTATCCCGCACCCTGATGCCCAAGCAGTTTATCCGCCTGACCGGCAGCCAGACCATGCTGCAGCAAACCCTTGCCCGCACCACCGGCCTGAATGCCATGGCGCCGGCGGTGGTATGCAACGAGGAGCACCGGTTCATTGTGGCTGAACAGGCCAGGCAGGCGGGTATTGAGCTGGACAAAATATTGCTCGAGCCATTCGGCCGCAATACCGCCCCCGCAATCGCCCTGGTTGCCATGCAACAGAAAGCGCGTAAGCAAGACCCTTTGCTCCTGGTATTGCCGTCTGACCATCTGATAGATGACGACCAGCGCTTTCTCGCCCTGATGCGCCAAGGCGCCGAGGAGGCTGCAAAAGGCCGGTTGGTGACCTTCGGCATTGTACCCACAGGCCCGGAAACCGGCTTCGGGTATATCGATGCTGGAGAAGCTCTCGGGGCCGATGAGAAAGCCTTCAGGGTGAGCCGGTTTGTCGAGAAGCCGGATCAGAAAACCGCCGAAGAATTTCTCGCAGCCGGCAATTTCTACTGGAACAGCGGCATGTTCATTTTCCGGGCTTCGGTGTACCTGGAAGAGCTGGAAAACTCCCGCCCGGACATCTTCGAAGCCTGCGAAAAAGCGGCTGGTGCCATGCAGCAGGACGCCGACTTTGACAGAGTGCCCGCAGACATTTTTCAGGCCTGCCCGGACGAGTCGATCGACTACGCGGTGATGGAGAAAACCGAAAAAGCCGCCGTAGTGCCCTTCGACGCGGGCTGGAACGATCTCGGTTCCTGGTCAGCCCTGTGGGACGTGGAGAACAAGGACAGCAATAACAACGTGTGCATTGGCGATATTGTTACCCACGATTCCCGCAACTCCTACATCCGCGGCGAAAGCCGCCTGGTCGCCGCCGTTGGCGTGGATAACATGGTAATCGTGGAAACCAAAGACGCCGTGCTGGTGGCTCACAAAGACAGCGTTCAGGACGTTAAAAAAATCGTGCAGGAAATCAAGGTGCAGGAACGCACCGAGCACCACGCCCACGTAAGAGTCTACCGCCCCTGGGGTGACTACGAGTCCATCGACGAAGGCCACCGCTTCCAGGTGAAGCGCATTACTGTGAAGCCGGGGGAAAAACTGTCGCTGCAAATGCACTACCACCGCGCAGAGCACTGGATAGTGGTAAAAGGCACCGCCATCGTGGAGTGCAATGGTGAAGAAAAGCTGCTCACCGAAAACCAGTCCACCTTTATCCCCATTGGAGCCACCCATCGCCTGACCAATCCCGGTAAAGTACCGCTGGAATTGGTGGAGGTTCAGTCGGGCGCCTATGTGGGAGAAGATGATATCGTTCGATTCGAGGATACGTATGGGCGCTCTTAA